One genomic window of Cricetulus griseus strain 17A/GY chromosome 3, alternate assembly CriGri-PICRH-1.0, whole genome shotgun sequence includes the following:
- the LOC100757320 gene encoding LOW QUALITY PROTEIN: la-related protein 4-like isoform X2 (The sequence of the model RefSeq protein was modified relative to this genomic sequence to represent the inferred CDS: inserted 2 bases in 1 codon; substituted 1 base at 1 genomic stop codon), translating to MYFPARQTTRNSSDLEESADGMILAPEDLSYQIYDVSGESSSTISTEDLKDCLKKQLEFCFSRENLSKDLYLTSQMDGNQFIPISTVANLEEIKKLTTDQDLILEVLRSSPLVQVDEKGEKVRPSHKRCIVILREIPETTPVEEVKALFKNGNCPKVISCEFAQNSTWYITFQSDTDAQQAFQYLREEVKTFQGKPILARIKATAIFLAKNDYPLMDSSMYTQPIQTPTQYPPPVFMQPVYYTHQQYPGYSTVPQSWVPSPAPYYVTLPAPFHTGSFVNGFTSPGSYETNDIAINICPPFQNNPWKPHFRSSRGSEHSTEGSVSLGDGPVSRSSSRNFHSEQHNPTVTGNQKQTYLSKDAPILEMDQKRDFGRGRRTLFRGGRQREADKIERPQPSTTEAKASTPKFDLVATNVPPFPGCSSRRPDELVLDNRMSDVIKDVKKEKDTEEVSVSFPVHSEDEQKDCASAQQLSLNPSPSCKAELPAVSTTQQEENQREHSSLRKDVINQITVPVSSAATSKPSRPHTASPCSSKVNTHTAVLQEPQKLTYTEVCWKPPKEPASVPVQTLREMPSNVATPTRKEXNGAPKKPVEKTQEKPETRASKYHSVFRGNTIPRGAARKIRDQRCQFSHRATPQGVTQCXGKEQFVPPRSPKQKQNITKTTQKLVSSR from the exons ATGTATTTTCCTGCTAGGCAGACAACAAGGAATTCTTCAGACTTGGAAGAGTCAGCTGATGGAATGATTTTAGCACCTGAAGATCTGAGTTACCAAATATACGATGTTTCAGGAGAAAGCAGCTCAACAATTTCTACAGAAGATTTAAAAGATTGTCTGAAAAAACAATTAGAGTTCTGTTTCTCCCGAGAAAATTTATCAAAGGATCTTTACTTGACATCTCAAATGGATGGTAATCAGTTCATTCCAATATCGACAGTTGCCAAcctggaggaaataaaaaaactgaCCACAGATCAAGATTTAATTCTTGAAGTGCTGAGATCTTCTCCTCTAGTACAAGTTGATGAAAAGGGAGAGAAGGTGAGACCAAGTCATAAGCGTTGTATTGTAATTCTCAGAGAAATTCCTGAAACAACACCAGTAGAGGAAGTTAAAGCTTTGTTTAAAAATGGAAACTGCCCCAAAGTGATAAGCTGTGAATTCGCACAAAACAGCACCTGGTATATCACGTTCCAGTCAGACACAGATGCACAACAGGCTTTTCAATATTTAAGGGAAGAAGTTAAAACGTTTCAGGGCAAGCCAATCTTGGCAAGGATAAAAGCCACTGCTATATTTTTGGCTAAGAATGATTATCCATTAATGGATTCTAGTATGTATACTCAACCCATTCAGACGCCAACTCAATATCCCCCACCAGTCTTTATGCAGCCAGTGTATTACACTCATCAGCAGTACCCAGGGTATAGTACTGTGCCTCAGTCTTGGGTTCCAAGTCCTGCACCTTACTATGTAACACTGCCGGCTCCTTTTCACACTGGTAGTTTTGTGAATGGCTTTACCTCACCAGGATCGTATGAAACAAATGATATTGCTATTAATATTTGCCCACCATTCCAAAACAATCCTTGGAAGCCTCATTTTAGGTCATCCCGTGGTTCAGAACACTCAACAGAAGGATCTGTATCATTAGGGGATGGACCAGTGAGCAGATCTAGTTCAAGGAACTTTCACTCTGAACAACATAACCCTACAGTAACAGGGAATCAAAAACAAACTTATCTTTCAAAGGATGCTCCCATTTTAGAGATGGATCAGAAGAGGGACtttggtagaggcaggagaactcTTTTCAGAGGTGGAAGACAAAGAGAAGCTGACAAGATCGAAAGACCCCAGCCTTCAACAACTGAAGCAAAGGCTTCAACACCAAAGTTTGACTTAGTAGCTACAAATGTTCCTCCTTTTCCTGGATGTTCATCAAGAAGGCCAGATGAACTTGTGTTGGATAATAGAATGTCTGATGTCATTAAAGatgtcaagaaagaaaaggatactGAAGAAGTGAGTGTTAGTTTCCCAGTGCATTCAGAGGATGAACAGAAAGACTGTGCTTCTGCCCAGCAACTCAGCTTAAATCCCAGTCCTTCATGTAAAGCCGAGCTTCCTGCAGTAAGCACAACTCAGCAAGAGGAGAATCAAAGGGAGCATTCCTCACTTCGAAAGGATGTTATCAACCAGATCACTGTACCAGTTTCTTCTGCAGCTACTTCAAAGCCATCAAGGCCACACACTGCTTCACCTTGCAGTAGtaaggtaaacacacacacagctgtgctaCAGGAACCTCAAAAGTTAACTTACACTGAAGTGTGTTGGAAGCCTCCTAAAGAACCAGCTTCAGTTCCTGTACAAACGCTAAGGGAAATGCCTTCTAATGTGGCAACACCCACCAGAAAGGA GAATGGAGCGCCCAAGAAGCCTGTTGAAAAAACACAAGAGAAACCTGAAACAAGGGCTAGTAAGTATCATTCTGTCTTTCGAGGCAATACCATTCCCCGTGGAGCAGCTAGAAAAATCAGGGATCAGAGATGCCAGTTTAGCCATAGGGCTACACCTCAGGGAGTGACTCAATGTTAAGGGAAAGAGCAGTTCGTGCCACCCAGatcaccaaaacaaaagcaaaacataacaaaaactaCTCAGAAACTTGTCTCTTCCCGCTAA